A region from the Chloroflexota bacterium genome encodes:
- a CDS encoding NAD-dependent epimerase/dehydratase family protein — MPNGLIIGITGFTGSALARRLAAAGWDVRGIDEHEDAAPELDELGVTIELADVGDPDELEDLGRDGDHVFYVMRSVSDSEDDMERRTIRGVMNVVEALSGTDIASFVYGSTMAVFGAGSRDTLTETSPPAPNTVLGRLNLETEQYLQEQHETEGLPARVVRAGTVYGPDGGTLESLRGGNLRLIGGGKHPTSRIHVEDAAAILEAVALRGRSGEVYLAVDDHPAPAGEYLRYLAAQSGARPPRSSPKHLVQGLVKLHEGFTRLTRTKASISSSLFGLVTGSYPTSNAKVREELGVELRYPTYVEGAATLLPPEEDEG; from the coding sequence ATGCCCAACGGGCTCATCATCGGCATCACCGGCTTCACCGGCAGCGCCCTGGCGCGCCGGCTGGCGGCTGCGGGATGGGATGTCCGCGGCATCGACGAGCACGAAGACGCGGCCCCCGAGCTCGATGAACTTGGCGTCACGATCGAGCTCGCCGACGTGGGCGACCCGGACGAGCTGGAAGACCTCGGCCGGGACGGCGATCACGTCTTCTACGTGATGCGCAGTGTCTCGGACAGCGAGGACGACATGGAGCGGCGCACCATCCGCGGCGTGATGAACGTCGTCGAGGCCCTGAGTGGAACCGATATCGCGTCGTTCGTTTACGGCAGCACCATGGCCGTGTTTGGCGCAGGGTCTCGGGACACGCTGACCGAAACATCGCCACCGGCGCCAAATACCGTGCTGGGGCGGCTCAATCTCGAAACGGAGCAATACCTCCAGGAACAGCACGAAACGGAGGGGCTTCCGGCGCGCGTCGTGCGGGCGGGGACGGTGTATGGCCCTGACGGTGGAACCCTTGAGTCGCTACGGGGCGGCAACCTGCGGCTCATCGGCGGCGGCAAGCACCCGACCAGCCGCATCCACGTGGAGGACGCTGCCGCGATTCTCGAGGCCGTCGCGCTCCGGGGGCGCTCCGGCGAGGTGTACCTGGCGGTGGACGACCACCCGGCCCCGGCCGGCGAGTATCTGCGCTACCTGGCCGCGCAATCCGGAGCGCGTCCGCCGCGGTCGTCGCCCAAGCACTTGGTGCAGGGTTTGGTGAAGCTGCACGAGGGCTTCACTCGCCTGACGCGCACCAAGGCCTCGATCTCCTCCAGCCTGTTCGGCCTGGTGACCGGCTCCTACCCAACCTCGAACGCCAAGGTGCGCGAGGAGCTTGGCGTCGAGCTGCGCTATCCGACCTACGTTGAGGGAGCCGCCACGCTGCTCCCACCGGAAGAGGACGAGGGCTAG
- a CDS encoding D-alanine--D-alanine ligase, whose amino-acid sequence MEFPSGRLSIGVIFGGRSGEHEVSLRSAAFVMDSLDRAKYDVVPIGIGKQGEWLLDADPMRQLSAAPAADSGASLPVTLPTAHLPASGRASVGALDVVFPVLHGTYGEDGTVQGLLELADLPYVGSGVTGSAVAMDKGVAKAVLRDHGLSVGLWHVVTVSAWRADPAAVRAEIEAQLTYPLFTKPCNLGSSVGVSKVHNAGELDDAMAAAAEFDRRIIIEQGVPNAREIEVSILGNDQPEASVCGEIVPATEFYDYAAKYEDDRSQAIVPAELPPQLADRIRGDAVRAFRALDCAGYARVDFLVDAETLAPTIGEINTIPGFTEISMYPKLWEASGVPARELMDRLIRLALERHQERRSLRTSYT is encoded by the coding sequence ATGGAATTCCCCTCCGGCCGCCTGAGCATTGGCGTGATATTCGGCGGACGCTCCGGCGAGCATGAGGTGTCGCTGCGGTCGGCGGCCTTTGTGATGGATTCCCTCGACCGCGCCAAGTACGACGTGGTGCCAATCGGCATTGGCAAACAGGGCGAGTGGCTGCTAGACGCCGATCCAATGCGCCAGCTCAGCGCGGCGCCCGCCGCCGACTCCGGCGCGTCGCTGCCGGTCACGCTGCCGACGGCGCATCTCCCCGCCTCGGGACGGGCGTCGGTTGGGGCGCTCGACGTGGTGTTTCCGGTACTTCACGGCACCTACGGTGAAGACGGCACGGTGCAGGGGCTGCTGGAGCTTGCCGACCTGCCCTACGTGGGCTCGGGCGTCACGGGCTCGGCCGTGGCGATGGACAAGGGCGTGGCGAAGGCGGTCTTGCGTGACCACGGTCTCTCGGTGGGTCTCTGGCACGTCGTGACCGTGTCGGCGTGGCGGGCCGACCCAGCGGCCGTGCGGGCGGAGATCGAGGCGCAGCTGACCTATCCGCTCTTCACCAAGCCCTGCAACCTGGGGAGCAGCGTGGGCGTGTCCAAGGTCCACAACGCCGGTGAACTCGACGACGCCATGGCCGCCGCGGCCGAATTCGACCGCCGCATCATCATCGAGCAGGGCGTCCCGAACGCGCGTGAGATCGAGGTCAGCATCCTCGGCAACGATCAACCCGAGGCGTCGGTATGCGGGGAAATCGTCCCGGCGACCGAGTTTTACGACTACGCCGCGAAGTACGAGGACGACCGGTCACAGGCCATCGTCCCGGCCGAGCTGCCACCGCAGCTGGCCGATCGCATTCGCGGGGACGCCGTGCGGGCGTTTCGCGCCCTGGACTGCGCCGGCTATGCGCGGGTGGATTTTCTGGTCGACGCCGAGACGCTGGCGCCGACCATAGGCGAGATCAACACCATTCCCGGCTTCACCGAGATCAGCATGTATCCCAAGCTATGGGAAGCCAGCGGCGTGCCCGCGCGGGAGCTCATGGACCGGCTGATCCGGCTGGCGCTCGAGCGCCACCAGGAACGTCGAAGCCTGCGGACGTCCTACACGTAG